The Candidatus Saccharibacteria bacterium sequence CACTGCGTGAACGCGGATTGTGAACGTCGTAAATGTCCCCTGCTATCGGCTTTTTGGTCAGGACGTCGAGCTCGGCTTCGTAACCAGCATTCTTCTGTTCGTTGAAATACTGTTTAACGAGCCGGTCTTCTAAACTATGGAAGCTGATGATGCCGATTCTTCCACCTGGCTTTAAAAGCTGTGGAATTAACGGTAACAGTTCTTCAACTTGCCGCAGTTCTTCATTGACCGCGATACGGAGCGCTTGAAAGGTGCGCGTAGCTGGGTGGGTTTTCTTCCACTTGCCTACGTAAACTTGCTTGACGATGCTTGCGAGCTCCTCGGTGGTGTTGAATGGCCGATTTTCGGTAATTGCCTTCGCTATTCGCTTGGCAAAACCGGTCGGTTCTTCGCCGTATGTCTTGATAATGCGCGTTAGTTCATCAGCTGAGGCTGTATTTACCAGCGTTTTCGCTGATACCTCTTGCCGATTATCCATTCGCATATCGAGCGGACCACTATTTGTAAAGG is a genomic window containing:
- the rsmH gene encoding 16S rRNA (cytosine(1402)-N(4))-methyltransferase RsmH; translation: MSIKEHPPQQEVPQEFRLHVPVLLDATLEALHPKEGENYLDLTAGYGGHARRVLALTENYADSVLVDRDSFAIAELGEFTEKGVRLLHTDFVAAAKQLVEEGKQFNIILVDLGVSSPQLDKSERGFSFTNSGPLDMRMDNRQEVSAKTLVNTASADELTRIIKTYGEEPTGFAKRIAKAITENRPFNTTEELASIVKQVYVGKWKKTHPATRTFQALRIAVNEELRQVEELLPLIPQLLKPGGRIGIISFHSLEDRLVKQYFNEQKNAGYEAELDVLTKKPIAGDIYDVHNPRSRSAKLRVAVKK